The following is a genomic window from Rutidosis leptorrhynchoides isolate AG116_Rl617_1_P2 chromosome 8, CSIRO_AGI_Rlap_v1, whole genome shotgun sequence.
tataattttgatTTCATGAAGTGAATGAAATGCAAAGTACCACTACAACGTAAATCAGAAATTTGTTATCATAGCAATATTCCATCGAAACGCACGAATCACCCGTAGCTAGTTTTGTTTAAATAGTGTGTTTATACAAAAGTTAAATGTAAAAAAATATAAGATGAGTGATAATAGACAATCATTTTTTATATGTACataattaaacattttgaatattgtATTGTACAAACGAATGTAAAACATGTTTGATTTTTTACATATAAAGGTTATGTCATCACTCAAAATAAAAACATATCACTCCGTTATATGATACAAAAAGTATTCAGTTGCATTTAATTTAAAAAACCTTCCCCGCTTAATACGCGCTTTAAACCAATTTGTCTACTTTTTTTAGTTTATGCTTTTCCCTATTTTCGATTTCATGTTCTCACCCAATTGTCACAAACATTCATTTCTTCAATTCATATTTATCTCATACCTCCAAAACACCTTTCTTTCATGGACACCACCATTAAACCCACATCTACATCTCGTAGCAAACTCTCTAAAACCTTTCACAAAGTTCTTCCTTTCAAGAAATCAACTAAATCCCTCTCAAACAATGGCTTTTGCATACTCCTTCCTCATGACAACAAGTTCAAGAACTCGGACCCTAAAAACGACTCTACCAGATTCAACATGGATAAAGCTGAACTCCGTCATAAAGCTGCAATGGAGGCTTTCGTTGCCAAACTTTTCGCTAGTATTTCGTCCTTGAAAGCCGCTTACGCAGAGTTACAAGCTGCACAATTTCCTTATAATGGAGAGGCCGTACAATGTGCCGATCAAGGAGTAGTTGATGAGCTTAAAATTATTTCAGAGATGAAACGAAGTTTCTTAAAGAAACAAATCGATTCGTCACCAGCTCATGTGACTCTGTTGCTTTCAGAAATGCAAGAGCAGCAGAGTTTCATGAAAATGTACGAAATAACAATGAATAAAATGGAAAGAGAAGTTAAATCAAAAGATTTCGAGATTTCTATTCTTAAGAAAAAGTTGGTGGAACTTGATTCCACCAACAAATCGCTCGAATTCAAACTGAACTCAACTGGTTGTTTTCCTATATTGGATAACGTAAAGTTATCCGATCTAACTACATCAAACTTCGTTACTGTTTTGCACTACGCGCTCAGATCATTACGAGATTTCGTAAAGTTGTTGGCGCGTGACATGATCAACGCGCATTGGGATATGGACGTGGCTGTAAAAGCAATCGAACCAAACGTCACTTTCTCGAAAGCAAGTTACAAATGTTTCGCCATCGAATCATATATCGCACGGGAAATGTTCGACGGTTTTAACGATAACGACACCAACGAAGACCGTTATCAATGGTTTAATCGTTTCAAAAAAATGAAATCCACGTCAACAGTACAATTACTAAAAGAAAGCGTGAGATCCGCGTTTGGGAAGTTTACACGCGCAAAGTACATGCGATTGGTGCATCCAAAAATGGAAGCATCGTTGTACGGAAATTTGAG
Proteins encoded in this region:
- the LOC139864777 gene encoding protein GRAVITROPIC IN THE LIGHT 1 yields the protein MDTTIKPTSTSRSKLSKTFHKVLPFKKSTKSLSNNGFCILLPHDNKFKNSDPKNDSTRFNMDKAELRHKAAMEAFVAKLFASISSLKAAYAELQAAQFPYNGEAVQCADQGVVDELKIISEMKRSFLKKQIDSSPAHVTLLLSEMQEQQSFMKMYEITMNKMEREVKSKDFEISILKKKLVELDSTNKSLEFKLNSTGCFPILDNVKLSDLTTSNFVTVLHYALRSLRDFVKLLARDMINAHWDMDVAVKAIEPNVTFSKASYKCFAIESYIAREMFDGFNDNDTNEDRYQWFNRFKKMKSTSTVQLLKESVRSAFGKFTRAKYMRLVHPKMEASLYGNLSQRKTLNTWQYPDTAFFSAFMEMSRRVWVLRCLAAAFDKEVRVFQVRKGCVFSEVYMESVNDETFNGEWRVGFTVVPGFKIGEAVVQSQVYVTPAR